The nucleotide sequence TGGAATATTTCAAGTCATCATAATTAAGCATATTTTCTATTCTTCTTATAGATTCTTTAGTCACACTCGCATGATTTGCAATATATAATATCTTCAAAAGTGTTGTTGTTATAGCTGGCATAAAAACTATATAAAAAATAAAACTCAATATAAAAGCTTTATAATCTACTGTAAGATTATAAATTACTATTGCTGTTGGAATTATAAAGAAAAAAATACCATTTATCATAGTATTAAATAAAGAAAATGGAACTTCAAAATTTAAAGTATATTTGAGTACAAAATTTTTATAATTTATGATTGATTTATAAAAATTTTTAAAAGAATATACTGATTGATTAAAAACTTTAACTACAGAAATACCTCTCACATATTCAACACCTGAATTATTCATTTCTTCAAGAGCATTTTGATATAATCTATTAAACTCTTTAGTTTTTTTATCACCCATAGAAACAAATTGAAGAAAAAAACCTATTAATATAGGAATAAGACAGGCTATACCCAATCTATAATCAAAAGATAAGATCAAAATAAGTATGGCTATTGGAATAACAAAAGATTGTGAAAGATCTGGTAATAAATGTGCTATAAATGTTTCTGTATCAGCAGTATTCTTTTCTATTATTTTTCTTAATTTACCACTGGTATTGTTTAAATGAAATCCCATATTAAAACTTTGAATTTTTTCGATAGAACTAAGAATCATATTTTTTCTAACATTGAAAGCTGTCGTATGCGAAAGCATTAAAGCTGTAAAATATAATATAAAAGATAAAACAGTTATTCCAACTATACTCCAACCATAATTTAAAAGTAATGAGGAATTTAATTCTCCACCAAACTTAAAAAAATCTATAAGTTCAGACATTATAAAATAAATAAATACATATGGCATCATCATAAAAACACCTGAAATAGCCGAAAAAATCCAAGAAAGAATAAAATGTTTTTTATACTTTCCCGTATATTCATTTATTTTCCCTATTAAACTAAAATCTTTATTCAATTCATTCAATCCTCCTTAATTTGTTAAATCCCTTTTCTATAAAAACTTGGTGTAACACCATACTTTGATTTAAATGCTGCTGAAAATTTACTCGAATTTATATATCCAAGTTTAGAAGCTATAGAACTTATATTAAACTCAGAATTTCTCAAATAATATGCAGCTTTTGTCATCTTATATTCTTTTATATATGAATATACAGTTTGTCCATATATTTCTTTAAAAATATTTTGTATTTTATTTTCTTTAATATTAAATCTAAGAGAAAGTTCTTTTATTTTTATATGTTGCGAAAGATTTTCTGTCAAATAATCTTTTATAGATTTTATTTTTAATCTTTGTGTTTGAGGAATATAATCATTTTTCGAATAATGCAAAGTTTTTTTATTGGAAATAAAGAATAAAAGTTCTATTATCTTTAAACTAATAGATTCCATCATATTATTTTGTTTATACTTATAAATATCATCAAATATGCCTTCTACAAACTCATTTCCTCTTTCAACGAGAGTAAGATCTATTTTCTTTAAATATTTAATCAATTCAAATGTATCAATACCTAAAACTTTAAAAAAATTGTTTAAATCTTTTTCCATTCTTTTAGTGTCAAAATATACAGATATTCCTTCATATTTTCTTTCTGAAAAATATGGATTTAACACTTTATACTTCATATTATGGATCGCAAAGTCTCCAGGCCCCATAAATATGGAATAACCATTTTCAAGTTCACATTCGTATCTTCCTTTTCTACAATAATGTATGGCAAAAAAATCATCACTTCTTTTTATCTCACTTTTTATATATTCTTTATTACATAAATAATCGATAAAAAAAATTATTATTCCTGGCATCAACAAATATGGTTGTACTCTATAAATATATTCATCTTGATTCTCTTCATAAAACTTACAATAATAATCACCATCTTTTACTAAATTACTTTTATCTGTGAATATAAAATTCAAATCCATGAGATTACAAACATTTTTCTCCCTCATAATTTAGCCTCTCCTAAAAATAGTAGTTAATTAAACTTATTACTATTTTTATAGTATCACTCAAACTAGAGTTTTTCTACTCCAAAAAATAAAAAAAAATCCAAAACATAAAAAATAATTATTATTATCAAAAAATAACATAAGAGTTTAATTTAATTTTAATTAAACTAAAAAAACTACTCCTCACTACTCAAAACATAAAAAAACTTATAATATCCTTTTTTATTTAAAAATTGCCTCAACTTAAAGGTATAAAATAAATCTTATTCATGTTGAATAATAATAATTAATACTTTAAAATTTAATCAAGAGATATATATATTGGAGGTGTTTTAATGAGAAGAGCTTTAGTGGTATGTCGTACAGGGATGGGAAGTAGTATGATGTTAAAATTCAAACTCGAACAAGTAATATCTCAAAATGATTTACCTTTAGAAATAGAACATGATGTTTTAAGTGCTGTAAATAATTATGATGTAGATTTTGTAATTACAATGAATGATCTCGTTGAACAATTAGAATCAGATGGAGTAAAAGTAGTGGGCATAAACGATATTATGGACAAAGAAGAAATAAAATCAAAATTGATGAATTATTTAAAAAAATTAGAAGAATTATAAAGTTAGGGGGATTTTTATGGGATTATTGAAAGTTGTTGTTTTTGATGTATTAAGTTCAGCTCCTATTCTCGTAGGTCTTATGGCTTTAATGGGTTTACTAATTCAAAAAAAATCTGCCGTAAAAGTTATAACTGGAACTATAAAAACAATAGTTGGTTTTTAATATTTTCAAGTGGAGCAGCTCTCGGTGTAACTGCTTTAGATAGTTTTCAACAACTTTTTGCTAAAGGGTTTGGATTAACTGGAGTCTTACCTCTTGCTGAAGCTGTCACAGCACTTGCTCAAAATAAATTTGCAACTGTTGTTTCTCTTATCATGTTCATTGGATTTATTTGTAATTTACTTGTTGCGAGATTTACAAAGTTTAAATACATTTTTTTGACTGGTCAACATAATTTATATCTCGCAGCTCTTTTAACGGTTGTTTTAAAAGCACTCGGTCTTGGAAACACAATAACTATATTAATAGGCTCTATAATACTTGGTTTTGCTGCTGCAATATTTCCAGCAATTGCCCAACCATATATGAGAAAAATAACGAAAAATGATGAAATAGCTATGGGACATTATGTAACTCTTGCATATGCTTTATCTGGTTGGATTGGTTCAAAAGTTGGAAACCCAGAACAAAGTACAGAAAAATTAAAA is from Oceanotoga teriensis and encodes:
- a CDS encoding ABC transporter ATP-binding protein, whose product is MNELNKDFSLIGKINEYTGKYKKHFILSWIFSAISGVFMMMPYVFIYFIMSELIDFFKFGGELNSSLLLNYGWSIVGITVLSFILYFTALMLSHTTAFNVRKNMILSSIEKIQSFNMGFHLNNTSGKLRKIIEKNTADTETFIAHLLPDLSQSFVIPIAILILILSFDYRLGIACLIPILIGFFLQFVSMGDKKTKEFNRLYQNALEEMNNSGVEYVRGISVVKVFNQSVYSFKNFYKSIINYKNFVLKYTLNFEVPFSLFNTMINGIFFFIIPTAIVIYNLTVDYKAFILSFIFYIVFMPAITTTLLKILYIANHASVTKESIRRIENMLNYDDLKYSKKSISPKDYGISFEDVSFKYSKNEKYALKNISFNIQQGEVIALVGPSGGGKTTIANLITRFYDPEKGSIKIGGVDVKDISKNELMDIISFVFQENRLFKESIYENVRYGKLDASKQEIMKALEKAQCNDIIEKLENGVDTVIGRDGIYLSGGEMQRIAIARALLKNAPIIILDEATAFTDPENEFKIKQSFDELLKGKTVIMIAHRLSTIKNVDKIYLVDDGEIIESGKHEELLQKEGKYLRMWNEFTNSINWKFKGGVNNA
- a CDS encoding helix-turn-helix domain-containing protein; translation: MREKNVCNLMDLNFIFTDKSNLVKDGDYYCKFYEENQDEYIYRVQPYLLMPGIIIFFIDYLCNKEYIKSEIKRSDDFFAIHYCRKGRYECELENGYSIFMGPGDFAIHNMKYKVLNPYFSERKYEGISVYFDTKRMEKDLNNFFKVLGIDTFELIKYLKKIDLTLVERGNEFVEGIFDDIYKYKQNNMMESISLKIIELLFFISNKKTLHYSKNDYIPQTQRLKIKSIKDYLTENLSQHIKIKELSLRFNIKENKIQNIFKEIYGQTVYSYIKEYKMTKAAYYLRNSEFNISSIASKLGYINSSKFSAAFKSKYGVTPSFYRKGI
- a CDS encoding PTS sugar transporter subunit IIB; its protein translation is MRRALVVCRTGMGSSMMLKFKLEQVISQNDLPLEIEHDVLSAVNNYDVDFVITMNDLVEQLESDGVKVVGINDIMDKEEIKSKLMNYLKKLEEL